CCTCGTGCGAATAGCGCAGGCGCACGCCGCGCTCGCAGTTGTGCTCCACGGCCGTCACGCGCGCACGGGTGCGCACGGTGACGCCGCGCCGCCGCGACACCGCCTCCTGCAGGGGCAGGGTGAGGGCGGCGTGCTCCAGCGACACGCCGGTGAGCCCGCGACCGTAGGGCAGGACGAGCGTGCGGGCGGGGGCATGGAAGCGCACCGCGAAGCCCCTCACGGGGTGGGCCTTCCAGCCATTCACGACGTCCCCGAAGCCCAGCGCGCGCAGGTCCCGCACCCCGGGCGGGTGGAGCAATTCGCCCGCGAGCTGCTTGTGCCGGTCCACCCCCGCGTCCAGCAGCAGGACGGACCACCCCAGGTCGGAGAGCGCCGCCGCCACCGCGCAGCCCGCGGGCCCGCCCCCGGCTATCACCACCTCGGTGTCCCCCACGTGGCCCCCGCTCGGTTCCCAGACACCATGTCTGGCATTGACGACTTATCCATTGAAGCGCGGCGCCGCACGCGAAGGAGGCAGGCATGAAGGTGCAGGGTGCATCATTCTGTCGCACGCAATTGCCCCAGGTTTCCCGGACCTTCGCGCTCAACATCCCGCTGTTGCCCGAGCCCCTGGACCTGGCGGTGACGGTGGCCTACCTGCTGTGCCGCATCGCGGACACGCTGGAGGACGAGGCCCGCGGGGCACTTCACGGTGCATTGCTGGACGAAATGGGGAGCCTCGTATCGCTGGAGCCGGGCTGGGAGGCCCGTGCCCGCTCCTTCGCGCGAAGGGCGCGGCTGGCCCTGCGGGACGAGGCGCCGCCCCCGGAGGCCGAGCTCGTCTCCCAGACACCGGCCGTGCTCGAAACCCTGGCCTCGCTTCCCTCCTGGGTCCACCCGCCCATCGCGCGATGCGTGCGGACGATGACCGGCGGCATGAAACAGATACAGCGGATGCATGGAGGGGGCGGGCAGGTCATGGGGCTGCCCGACCTCCAGGCGACGTTCATGTATTGCTATTACGTGGCGGGCGTCGTCGGCGAGATGCTGACCGGCCTCTTCGTCGCCAGCTCACCCCGGGTCGCCCGGCGCGAGGAGCGGCTGCTATCGCGGGCGCCTGCCTTTGGGCGGGCCCTGCAGCTCACCAACATCCTGAAGGACGTGCGCGAGGACCTGGACCGGGGGAGCTGCTGGCTGCCCAGGGACCGCATGGCCGCGCATGGCCTCACGCCCGCCACGCTGGTCCTGCCTTCGCTCCGCGCGAACGCCGTGGCGCTGATGGAGGAGTTGGTGGCGGTGGCGCGCCGCGAGCTGGACGTCGCGCTCGAATACTCGCTGGCGCTGCCCGTGGAGGAGCCCGGCCTGCGGCTGTTCTGCCTCTACCCGCTCTTCTTCGCGGCCGGGACGCTCGACGCGGTGGAGGGCAACCCCGCGGTGTTCGAGCCCGAGCCCGTGAAGATTCCCCGGGAGACGGTGGCGGCGCTGATGCGGCTCACGCAGGAGCGGGTGGGCTCGGATGAAGCGCTGCGGGCGCTCTACGCCAGCGGCTCGCGGACGTCTCAAGGTCATGCGGAGGCCTGGCCCTGATGCGGCGGGCCCGGGACATGCTGGCCGGGACGCAGGCGGCGGACGGCTCCTGGAAGGGGGACTACAGCGGTCCGCTGTTCCTGGGGCCGGTGTACGTGGCCGGGCTGTATGTGATGGGGCGCCTTCCAGAGGCGCCCGTCCGCGACGGCATGGTCGCCCACATGCGCGCGCACCAGAACCCGGATGGAGGATGGGGGCTGGATGTGGAGTCGCCCAGCCTCGTCTTCACCTCGGTGCTCAACTACGTCGCGCAGCGGCTGCTGGGCGTTGGCGCGGACGACCCGGAGCTCGTCCGGGCGCGGGCGTGGTTCCTCCCCCGGGGCGGCCCGCTGGGCAGCGCGTCCTGGGGGAAGTTCGTCCTCGCCCTGCTGGGGCTCTACGAATACGCGGGCCTGGCGCCCGTGCCTCCCGAGCTCTGGCTGTTGCCGCGAGCGCTGCCGTTCCATCCCTCGCGGCTCTGGTGCCACTGCCGCATGGTGTACCTGCCCATGGGCTGGCTTTATGGCCGCCGGGTCCGCGCCACGGAAGCCCCGCTCTTGGCCGAGCTGCGGCGCGAGCTGTACCCCCAGCCCTACGAGGACGTGGACTGGAAGGCGGCGCGAGGCCGCGTGGCGGGCACGGACGCCTACAGCCCCCACGGCCTGGGACTGCGCGCCGTGCACCGCGTGCTGGGCCTGTATGAGCGCTTCCACTCGAAGCGGCTGCGGAGACGCGCGCTGGAGGAGTCCCTGGCGTTGATCCGCGGCGAGGACGAAGCGACGCACTTCATCTGCATCGGGCCCATCAACAAGGTGCTCGACATGGTGGTGTGGCACGTGGCGCGGCCGGAAGGCCCGGAGGTGCGAGCCCACCTGGAGCGCCTGCCGGACTATCTCCAGCGGACGCCTGAAGGCATCACGGTCAACGGCTACAACTCCTCCCAGCTCTGGGACACCGCCTTCGCGGTGCAGGCGCTGGTGGCCTCCGGCGAGTCCGCCTGGGCGCGCGACACGCTGGAGCGCGCGGGCCGCTTCCTGGAGGCGCAGCAGGTGCTGGAGGATTCGCCAGACGCCGCGCGCCACCACCGGCATCCCAGCCGGGGAGGGTGGCCCTTCAGCACCCGCGCGCACGGCTGGCCCATCAGCGATTGCACGGCGGAGGCGCTGAAGGCGTGTCTGTTGTTGGAGCCGCTCGGGCTCAATCGCGTGTCACGCCAACGCCTGGGACACGCCGTGGCGTTCATCCTGTCGTTGCAGAACCGGGACGGCGGCTGGGCCACCTACGAGCGGCAGCGGGGGCCGCGCTGGCTGGAGCGGTTCAACCCCTCGGACGTCTTCGCTGGCATCATGGTGGACCCCAGCTACGTGGAGTGCACGTCGGCCTGCATGCAGGCGCTGGCGGCGTGGCGCGAGGCGTGCCCGGACGCTCCGGTGGGCCCGTCCATCGCGCGGGGCGCGGACTTCCTGCGCCGGCAGCAGCGGCCGGACGGCGGCTGGGAGGGCTCCTGGGGCGTCTGCTTCAGCTACGGCACGTGGTTCGGCGTCACCGGCCTGGTGGCCTCGGGCGCGGGGACCGGAGACCCTGCCCTGCGCAAGGCCGTCACGTTCCTGAAGGCCCACCAGCGCGAGGATGGCTCCTGGAGCGAGACCCTCCCGTCCTGCCGCGAGCGCCGCTGGGTGGAGGGGCGCACGGGCCACGCGGTGACGACGTCCTGGGCCGTGCTGTCACTGGTGGCCGCGGGCGAAGCGAACGCGGAGGCCACGCGCCGGGGCGCGGTGTGGCTGCGCGAGAGGCAGGACGCGGACGGCCAGTGGCCACGAGAGCCGCTGGCCGGCGTGTTCAGCCGCACCTGCGCCATCCACTACGACGCCTACTTGCGCATCTTCCCGCTGTGGGCGCTGTCGCTCGCGGAGCGACAGGCCTTGGACTTCAAGGCGCGCGAAGGCTCAGCGAACCCAGGTAGTCCGCCTTGCCCAGGTTGACGCCGTTGTGACGCAGGAGCGCGTACGCGTGGGTGACGTGGAAGAAGAAGTTGGGGACCGCGTTCTCCAGGAAGTAGTCCGCGCCGCTCATCACCTGACCCTCCCAGCGGGGGTGGGTGATGACGCGTCCGGCGGCGCCCTCGAAGTCCTTCGCGGTGAACGTGTCCAGGTACGCGATGGTGGACCGGACGCGGGCGCTGAGCTCCTCCAGCGTCTGCTCCGTGTCCGGGTGCGACGGCGCGGCCTTGCCTGACAGACGCGAGGCCGCCAGCTTCACGGCGTCACAGCCGATCTGCACCTGCCGCACGAACGGGAGCTGGTCCGGCGCCAGCCGGAAGTTCAGGTAGAGGTTCGGGTCGAAGGACTTCGCCTTGGCATGGGCCGCGGCCGTCTCCAACCACTTGCCCAACTGCCCCAGCTGCTTCTTCATCTGCGAAAAGAGTTCGAAGTACATGGGCGCGCAAGCTAACGGGGCAGGCATTGGCGCGCGAGCCAATCCGCGAGGCGTCCGGCCCCCTCAAGCCGGACGCCCCGCGTCATGTACGGGTCAGGCGAGGTGTCAGAAGGTGATGGTCAGGTCATGCAGGACGGCGGAGCAGCCCGTCTTCGTCCCGGCCTCGTCGCCAGCCGTGTCGCCCACGCAGGTGATGTTCTGCACGATGCGCGTGTTCGAGGTCAGCTGCGGGATGTAGAACGCGTCCTGCGAGTGCCCATAGTCCCTGTACGAGAAGGTGTACTCGGCGCCCTGCCAGAAATCCGCGACGGGCCACGGAGACGGCGTGATGCTCTGGATGGGCGTCGCGGTGGTGGCGATGTGGTACCACTGGTGCCCCGCGACATGGGTGTCTCCGCCCACCTCGTCGCCCCAGATGAACATGCCGATCCACAGCTCGTTCGAGTTGCGCACCTCGTACTCGAAGTTGAGGGTCATCCGCGGGCCGTTTCCGCCGAAGTCCGCGTCACCCCCCGGCGTCTTGGGCGGCTTGTAGAAGGCCAGCGGGAAGTCGTTGATGGTGATGCTGGACAGGCCCTGCTCCGTGGTGGCCACGGCCGGCTCGGGTGAGACCTCCGGCGCATCGAGGGTCTCCGGGCCGCCGCAGGCCCCCAACAACAGCGCGGCCACCGGCAGGGTGAAGAAGGCGAAACGGCGCATCATGGCTGACTCCTGTTCGTGGTGGGACGACGCCGGCAGGAGTAGCGAGGTCCTTGGATGGGAGACATGCCCCTGACGCCAGCCGCTCCGTGCATGGGACGAAGTGGCTTCCGGGCGGGGTGAACGGCCGGGCCCGCGACTGGCGTGGACCGAGCGCTCGGGGCATGAAGGCGTCGCGACGCCAGGCCCGGTGGCGTCACGAACACGAAGGGGTTGCCGTGCGGTCCATTTCTTCTCTCGCCTGTCTGCTCGCCGCGCTGGTCCTCTGCGCGGCGCGGCCTTCCTTCGCCCAGGAGCCGCCGGTGGCGCGCCACGCCCGGGTGGATGCGCTGTTCGCCCCGTGGACCGGGAACGCGACGCCCGGCTGCGCGGTGGCGGTCTCCCGCGACGGCGCCGTGGACTACGCGCGTGGCTACGGCATGGCGAGCCTGGAGTACGGCGTCCCCATCACGCCGGAGTCCATCTTCCACGTGGCCTCCATCTCCAAGCAGTTCACCGCCTTCGCGATGGGGCTGCTGGAGCAGGAGGGCAAGCTGTCGCGGGACGACGACATCCGGAAGTACCTGCCGGAGCTGCCGGACCACGGAAAGAAGATCACCCTCGCGGACCTGGTGCACCACACCAGCGGCCTGCGGGAGCAGTTCCACCTGCTGAACATGGCCGGCTGGCGGGGCGATGACCTGATGACCGTGGACGACGTGCTGTGGGTCATGGCCCGGCAGCGCGGGCTGAACTTCGAACCGGGCACCGAGTGGAGCTACAACAACACCGGCTACACGCTGCTGTCGGTCATCATCCAGCGCGTGGCGGGGAAGTCGCTGCGGGCGTTCGCGGAGGAGCGCATCTTCCGGCCGCTGGGGATGCGCGACACGCACTTCCACGACGACCACTCGGAGGTCGTCCCCCGGCGCGCGTCCGCCTATTCACCGCGTGACGGCGGCGGCTGGAGCATCAGCGTCCCGGTGTTCGACTACTACGGCTCCACCAGCCTGTTCACCACGGTGGGGGACCTCTTGAAGTGGGAGGCGAACCTCCTCCAGCCGCGCGTGGGCGGACAGGCGCTGGTGGACTGGCTGCGGACCTCCGCCACGTTGAAGAGCGGTGAGGCGACCGGCTACGGCGCGGGGCTGACGCTGGGCACCTATCAAGGCCAGCGGACGTTCGGCCACAACGGCGCGGACGCGGGTTACCGCTCGAGCGTCGCCGTCTATCCGGACTCGCGCCTGGCCGTCGCCGTGTTCTGCAACGCCTCCACGGCCGTGCCGGCGGAGTTCGTGCGGAAGGTGGCGGACGTGTACCTGGGCACGCGCCCCGAGCCCGTGAAGGCGTCCCCGCTGAGCGTGCCGGAGGCGGCGCTGAAGGATCTGGCGGGCGTCTACTGGAGCGCGGTGACGGATCAGGTCGTGCGGCTGGAGCTGAAGGACGGAGCGCTGCGGAGCGTCGGCGCCATGACACCGCTGGTGCCGGTCGAGCCCGGCCTGTTCCTCGTGGGGGAATCCACGGAGGAGTGGCGCTTCCCGGCGCAGGCCGCCAGGGCGCCGCGAGAGGTCCACGTCCGGGACACGGCGAGCGCGCTGCCCGCACGCGTCTACACGCGCGTGGACGCGAAGCCGCCGTCCGCGCTGGAGGCGCTCGCGGGCCAGTACCACAGCGATGAGGTGGACATGACCTTCACGGTGCGCGTGGAGGACGGCAAGCCGCGGGTGCGCTGGCAGCGCCAGAAGCGCACCGTGCTCGAAGCCGTCGGTGGAGACCGCTTCGTCAGCGACGCGCTGGGGACGGTCACCTTCACGCGCGCGAAGTCAGGCCAGGTGGATGGGCTGACCTTCGGCACGCTCCGCGCCCGCCGCCTGCGCGCGGAGCGTCTGCCCGCGCCTGGGAAGGCGCGGAGCCGTTGAAGGACGCCGTCAGGCCTTGAAGGTCATCAAGGGCCGCAGCCGGGCCACCTCGCGGACGATGTCGGCGTCCACCTGGGAGGCCACCACCGGGCCAATGGGCTTGTAGGCGGCGGGGGCCTCCTCGATGCGCCGCTCGGCGCGCATCGCGATGCAGTCCACCCCCGTCAGCCCCAGGTCCTCCTCCCGGTGCTTCGCGCCGCCCCGTGACATGGAGAAGCGCGAGTGCGCCCGCCCCGCGCCATGCGAGGCCGACGCCAGGGCCTTCGCGTTGCCCAGGCCCCGCATCAGGTACGACGTGGCGCCCATGGAGCCGGGGATGATGACGGGCTGGTCCTCTTCCGCGGGGCAGGCCCCCTTGCGCGCCAGCCAGCCGCCCTCCCAGGGCAGGGTGATGTTGTGGGGCACGTCGTAGACGAGCGGCGCCTCCACGTCCCCGAACAGCTCCCGCAGCGTCTGCCGCACCAGCTCCGCGAGCAGCAGCCGGTTGAGGAAGGCGTAGTTGGCCGCCGTGGCCTCCGCCTTCAGGTACTCGCGCACCTTCGCTTCATCCGCGAGCGGGAAGATGCCGCTCGCCGGGTGCGGGGCCCCCGTGGGCCACGCGGCGCGCGCGCGCTCCTGCCAGGCGCGCCCCACGTGCTTGCCCATGTCCCGCGAACCGGAGTGCACCATGAACGCGAGCTGCCCCTCCCGCACGCCCCAGGCCCACGCCCGCGCGCGGTCCACCACCGCCTCCACCCGCTGCACCTCCACGAAGTGGTTGCCTCCGCCAATGGTGGCGAGCCCCGGGTCGCGCACCACGCCCTCCCGCCTGAGCCCGGTGGGCGCCCACGCCGGGTCGCCCTCCAACGCACCGCCCAGGTGGACGCGGCCGGACTCGCGGTGAAGCTGGCCCAGGTCCATCCGGGCCGCCATGCCCAGGGGCTGGCCTTCCGTCTCCAGGAGCCAGCCGGGCAGGCCGTCCCGCAGCAGCGCCTCCAGAGCGCGCGAGCCCTGGGCCACGTCCCGCGTGCCGAAGAAGTAGTGCCCCTTCATCCGCTCGACGAAGGCGTCGCGGCGGGCGAGGAAGGCGTCCACGGGGAGGTCCGCGACGTGCAGGCGCATGCCGCAGTTGATGTCCGTGCCCACGGCGCCGGGGACCACCAGCCCCTCCGTGTGGACCACCGACCCGATGGCCACCCCGGAGTCGCCCGGATGGAAGTCCGGCGTCGCGCGCACCTGCTTCACGCGGCCGCCGTCAGGGTGATGGAGCGCGGCGAGCGCCGCGAGCTGCTGGAGCGCCTTGCCCTCCACCGGCAGGTCCGGCGGAAGGAGGACCTCGGCGGGGGGAGCATGGGGATCCGCCAGGAGGCAGACCGTGTAGACACGACCGTCGTAGGCAACGTCGAGCCCCTCGCGGGCAAGTGCCCGCAGGAGCCGGTTCAGTTTCGGCTGCATGACCTTCTCGGAATCTGACCCGGGCGGAAGTTCAGCCCGGGGGACGTGAGCGATGGGTTCGAGACCTCGGGTCAGCAGCCGCGGTCGGGACGCACGGAGCGTCCGCGCCCCCCTGGACGATCCAACACACACCTCACCTGACGGGCTCGCGAAAATGCCCGCTCCAGTCGAGGATGGGCCCATGGACGTGTCGAAGCAGGGGAATGGAGCGGTGTCATGACGGTGGCGGTCCTACGGGCCCAGGCCCCGGAGTTCGATGTGGCGTCCGTCCTGGACCGCTTCCCGGAGTGCCACCCGGATGCCGTCTGGCTCCAGGGAGAGCAGCACCAGCGGCAGGGGAGGCACTCGACCTCTGGCTTCAACCTCACCCTGGTGGAGGACGGCGAGGGCACGCTGCACGGCCCCGTCGCCGCCGCCCGCCGGCAACTGGAGGTGCTGGCCCCCCTGCTCGCGGAGCTGCGCCAGCAGGCCGTCCCCTGTGTCGTGGACTTCGGGCTGTTCGTCGGCACCGCGCGGCACTTCACCAGCTCCATCCACTTCCCGCCGGACGACGTCCGGTGGTTCGCGGACCAGGGAATCGCCGTGGCCGTCTCCGCCTACCCGACGGCCGAGGAGGAGTCGGAGGACTCCTCGGGCAACCTCCAATGAGCGCGAAGTCCGCCCCCCGCTGGGACCCCGAAGCCGTCCCGACCTTCTGGATCAACCATGCGTCCCGGCTGCTGATGCGCCACTTCGAGCAGCGATTGCGGCCGCTCGACTTCGGGATGGCCTACCTGCCGGTGGTCATCGCGCTGGAGGAGCACGGGCCCCTCCTGCAGAAGCAGCTGGCGGAGTACGCCCACGTCGAGCAGCCCACCATGGCCGCGCTCCTCACGCGCATGGAGCGCGACGGCCTCATCCAGCGTCAGCCGCACCCGGACGACAAGCGCGCGACCCGGATCTCCCTCTCGGCCAAGGCCCGGGAGCGCCTGCCCCTGGCGAAGGAGCAGTTGGGGGAGGTCGCGGAGCACGCGACTGCGGGCCTCAGCGAAAAAGAGCGCGCCACGTTCATGTCGCTCCTGCGCCGGGTGGTGGCCAACCTGGAGCCCGAGACGATGTCAGATTGAACCTGTAGGGTGCGCGCCCCTCCGGAAGATTCCCTTCCGGCAAGGCACAAGGTCGAGGCCTCTTGAACCGCTCCTCCTTCCTGATGCGCGCGCTGCGCACCGGCACGCTCTGTCTCGTGGGCGCCAGCTCGCTGATGACGGCCTGTGATTCCAACGATGATCCCCCCGTCGACCCGAACCCGACCCCGGTGGACCGGTCGCCGCGCACGCTGACGCTGCTGCAGACCAGCGACCTGCACACCAACATCTTCCCGTGGGACTACTTCACCGGGAAGCCGGACGCGAAGCGCGGCCTCTCCAAGGTGGCCACGCTCATCAAGCAGGAGCGCGCGAAGAACCCGGACTGCACGCTGCTCGTCGACACGGGCGACACCATCCAGGGCTCGCCGCTGGGCACCTACTACGCCCAGGTGGACAACGCGTCCAAGCACCCCATGGCCGCCGCCATGAACGAGCTGGGCTACGCCGCCATGGCCATGGGCAACCACGAGTTCAACTACGGCCAGGACGTCCTCAACAAGTTCAAGGGCGAGGCGAACTTCCCCCTCCTCGGCGCCAACGTGCGCAAGAGCTCGGACGGCTCCGAGGCCTTCACCCCGTACATCATCACCACGGTGTGCGACGTGAAGGTCGGCATCCTCGGCCTGGTGACGCCGGGCGTGGCCACGTGGGAGCGCAAGGACAACATCACCGGGCTGCGCTTCGATGAGCCGCTGGAGGTCGCGAAGGCGTACGTGCCGAAGATGAAGCAGGCCGGCGCGGACGTGGTGGTGGTGGCCATCCACGGCGGCCCGGACAAGCAGCCGACGGGCAGCGCGTCCAGCCCCGAGTCGTGGCTCGCGGACTATGCGGACCCGGCGAAGTGGACCGACCGAGGCAACCTCACCGCTGAAAACCAGGCCGTGCAGATCGCCCAGCAGGTGGCGGACGTGGACGTGCTCCTCACCGGCCACACCCACCAGCCCATCCCGAAGATGCTGCTGAAGCAGCAGGATGGCCGCGAGGTCCTCCTCACCCAGCCCAACCGCTGGGGCAGCCACCTGGCCGACGTGCAGCTCAACGTCACCTGGAACGGCGAGCGCTGGGGCGTGGACGCGCACGACTCGAAGCTCCACGCGGTGGACGAGACGGTGGCGGAGGACGCCAACGTCAAGCAGCTCACCCAGGCCGCCCACGACACCACGGTGGCCTACGTGAACCAGAAGATTGGCAGCACCACCGGGGCCTTCACCGGCGGCTTCCCCGGCCGCTACGTGGACAGCGCCCTGGCGGACCTGCTCAACATCGTGCAGGAGGAGGCCGCGAAGGAGGCCGGCTTCCCCGTGGACCTGTCCGCGACCGCCCTGTTCTCCAATGACGTCGCGCTGCCGGCGGGGGACGTCACCCTGCGGGACGCCTACAGCGTCTACATCTACGACAACACGCTGTACGTGATGGAGATCAACGGCTCCATCCTGCGGCGCGCGCTGGAGATGAACACGCTGTACTTCAAGCAGCTGGACGCGGCGAACCTCCCCGAGAAGCCCGCGGACGCGAAGGCCACCACGCCCGTGGTCGCGGACTACAACTGGGACCTCTACTCGCACATCGAATACGGCTACGACCTGACGAAGCCCGCGGGCTCGCGGCTCACGCACCTGCGCTTCAAGGGCGAGGACGTGAAGGACGACCAGCTCTTCCGCATCGCCGTGAACAACTACCGCGGCGGTGGCGGCGGCGGGTACAGCATGTTCAAGGAGGGCACCCTGCTGTGGTCCTCCGCGGACGGGGTGCGGGACTACGTCGCGAGCTACATGCAGGCGCACCAGAACCTGTCTCCGGACGTGGTGAACACCTGCAACTTCACGCTCACGCCGGACCTCTACGCGCACTACTTCCAGGCCACGCTCGGCCCGGCGAAGTGCGCGCCCGCCGTGCCGTGACGTAAGCGTGTCAGGGACGCCCGGTGGACAGCCCTCTTCCCTCGAGGGCACGTCCCACCGGGCCTCCCGCGCTGCTGGGGGCACGGCATCCAGAAGTCCACTCGCGCCTGCCTCCGGGAGCGGTTTGCCGGCGGATGGATGGTGTGGATGTTCCGACACGCACTCCATCCCATGAGGGGGAAGCCATGCGCACACTGCCGTCGAAGCGGATGTCACTGCTCACCGAGCGCGAAGCCCAGCTCGTCCTGTCCAGCGCCCCACGCAACCTGGCCGAACTCTCGCCACGGGAACTGCGAGGCCGCATCTTGAGAGCGCGCCGCCTGATGGAGAAGTACCAGGACGAAGCGCAGCGGCAGCGCAGGGAGGCCCTGCGCAAGGAGGTTCCCGCCCGCTCCCGCCGCGCCGAGGGAAACCGCAACACCCTGCGCAAGGCGGAGTACTTCGCGCTCACCCTGGAGCGCTTCGAGAAGCGGCTCGCCCTGCTGGAGCGCAAGGGGCAGGTCCGCACCCGCGCCGCGAGCCGCCCGGTCACCCGGCGGGCGAAGCGCGTGGCCTCGGGAGGACGCAAGCCCGCGCGCCGGACGCGCGCCGCCGGCCGCACCGCGAAGGCCCCCGCCTCGAAGCAGGCGTCCCGCAAGAAGGGGGGCGGAGCCCTGAAGCAGGAGCGCTTCCCCGCCCTCAAGCGTCAGTCCCACGCCTCGGCCCGGGGCCGCCGGACCCAGACCCGGCGCGACGCGCGGCGCTGAGGAGGGCCCCGGCTCAGGGGCGCACGACGTCCTGGATGAACCGGCTCAGCGACTCCGCCATCTTCTGGTGCGTGGCGGCGGAGGGGTGCCAGTCCTCGCCCACGCCGTCCGCGAAGGGGTTCTGCACGGCCATCACGTGGCGGTGGACCCGCGAGTCGCCTTGACGCTGGCGCTCCGCCACGAGCTGGGAAACCCAATCACCGACGTGCACGGACGTCACCACGCCCTGCTGTTCCTGCCGCTTGAATCCATCCGTCATGCTGCCCAGCGTGCAGACGATGTGCGCGCGGGGATGCAGCGCGCGGAGCCGCTCCAGGAAGGTCCGGTAGGCGGCCTTGAAGGCCGCTTCGTCTGGAAGGAACGCGGCGGTGCCCGAGCCCGCGAACGTGTCATTGGTGCCGGCGTTGAGGACAATCACATCCGGCGAATCATTGGAGAAGTCCCAGGCCGCGGGGTGGTCCGGGACGGCGCGCTCGTAGAGGGCGGGGATGAGCCCGGACGTGGACAGGTCCAGGTTGCGGTACACGCCGTGGCCCGAATAGCAGACGAACACGGCCTCCGCGCCCAGGCGCTGGGCCGTGAGCCAGCCAAAGGCGCGTCTGGGATTCTGATGCCTCGACGTGAAGGAGGGCACCTTGGAGGAGGCCGTCTCCGGCATGAAGGTGGCGTCGGTGCCGTAGCCGCAGGTGATGGAGTCCCCGACGAACTCCAGCTTGAGCCCCGTGTGCCGCGGGGGAGGCTCCCGGAGCTCGCCGTGCACTTCAAGAGACAGGAGTGTGCTGGCGCCCACCAGGGACTCGGTGCGCTTGAAGAGCTCCACCGTGTGCAGGCCCACGGGGAGGCCGCTGGCGAGCAGG
The sequence above is drawn from the Corallococcus sp. NCRR genome and encodes:
- a CDS encoding phytoene/squalene synthase family protein, whose translation is MKVQGASFCRTQLPQVSRTFALNIPLLPEPLDLAVTVAYLLCRIADTLEDEARGALHGALLDEMGSLVSLEPGWEARARSFARRARLALRDEAPPPEAELVSQTPAVLETLASLPSWVHPPIARCVRTMTGGMKQIQRMHGGGGQVMGLPDLQATFMYCYYVAGVVGEMLTGLFVASSPRVARREERLLSRAPAFGRALQLTNILKDVREDLDRGSCWLPRDRMAAHGLTPATLVLPSLRANAVALMEELVAVARRELDVALEYSLALPVEEPGLRLFCLYPLFFAAGTLDAVEGNPAVFEPEPVKIPRETVAALMRLTQERVGSDEALRALYASGSRTSQGHAEAWP
- a CDS encoding 2,3-oxidosqualene cyclase translates to MRRARDMLAGTQAADGSWKGDYSGPLFLGPVYVAGLYVMGRLPEAPVRDGMVAHMRAHQNPDGGWGLDVESPSLVFTSVLNYVAQRLLGVGADDPELVRARAWFLPRGGPLGSASWGKFVLALLGLYEYAGLAPVPPELWLLPRALPFHPSRLWCHCRMVYLPMGWLYGRRVRATEAPLLAELRRELYPQPYEDVDWKAARGRVAGTDAYSPHGLGLRAVHRVLGLYERFHSKRLRRRALEESLALIRGEDEATHFICIGPINKVLDMVVWHVARPEGPEVRAHLERLPDYLQRTPEGITVNGYNSSQLWDTAFAVQALVASGESAWARDTLERAGRFLEAQQVLEDSPDAARHHRHPSRGGWPFSTRAHGWPISDCTAEALKACLLLEPLGLNRVSRQRLGHAVAFILSLQNRDGGWATYERQRGPRWLERFNPSDVFAGIMVDPSYVECTSACMQALAAWREACPDAPVGPSIARGADFLRRQQRPDGGWEGSWGVCFSYGTWFGVTGLVASGAGTGDPALRKAVTFLKAHQREDGSWSETLPSCRERRWVEGRTGHAVTTSWAVLSLVAAGEANAEATRRGAVWLRERQDADGQWPREPLAGVFSRTCAIHYDAYLRIFPLWALSLAERQALDFKAREGSANPGSPPCPG
- a CDS encoding DUF1993 domain-containing protein, with protein sequence MYFELFSQMKKQLGQLGKWLETAAAHAKAKSFDPNLYLNFRLAPDQLPFVRQVQIGCDAVKLAASRLSGKAAPSHPDTEQTLEELSARVRSTIAYLDTFTAKDFEGAAGRVITHPRWEGQVMSGADYFLENAVPNFFFHVTHAYALLRHNGVNLGKADYLGSLSLRAP
- a CDS encoding serine hydrolase — encoded protein: MRSISSLACLLAALVLCAARPSFAQEPPVARHARVDALFAPWTGNATPGCAVAVSRDGAVDYARGYGMASLEYGVPITPESIFHVASISKQFTAFAMGLLEQEGKLSRDDDIRKYLPELPDHGKKITLADLVHHTSGLREQFHLLNMAGWRGDDLMTVDDVLWVMARQRGLNFEPGTEWSYNNTGYTLLSVIIQRVAGKSLRAFAEERIFRPLGMRDTHFHDDHSEVVPRRASAYSPRDGGGWSISVPVFDYYGSTSLFTTVGDLLKWEANLLQPRVGGQALVDWLRTSATLKSGEATGYGAGLTLGTYQGQRTFGHNGADAGYRSSVAVYPDSRLAVAVFCNASTAVPAEFVRKVADVYLGTRPEPVKASPLSVPEAALKDLAGVYWSAVTDQVVRLELKDGALRSVGAMTPLVPVEPGLFLVGESTEEWRFPAQAARAPREVHVRDTASALPARVYTRVDAKPPSALEALAGQYHSDEVDMTFTVRVEDGKPRVRWQRQKRTVLEAVGGDRFVSDALGTVTFTRAKSGQVDGLTFGTLRARRLRAERLPAPGKARSR
- a CDS encoding RtcB family protein, whose protein sequence is MQPKLNRLLRALAREGLDVAYDGRVYTVCLLADPHAPPAEVLLPPDLPVEGKALQQLAALAALHHPDGGRVKQVRATPDFHPGDSGVAIGSVVHTEGLVVPGAVGTDINCGMRLHVADLPVDAFLARRDAFVERMKGHYFFGTRDVAQGSRALEALLRDGLPGWLLETEGQPLGMAARMDLGQLHRESGRVHLGGALEGDPAWAPTGLRREGVVRDPGLATIGGGNHFVEVQRVEAVVDRARAWAWGVREGQLAFMVHSGSRDMGKHVGRAWQERARAAWPTGAPHPASGIFPLADEAKVREYLKAEATAANYAFLNRLLLAELVRQTLRELFGDVEAPLVYDVPHNITLPWEGGWLARKGACPAEEDQPVIIPGSMGATSYLMRGLGNAKALASASHGAGRAHSRFSMSRGGAKHREEDLGLTGVDCIAMRAERRIEEAPAAYKPIGPVVASQVDADIVREVARLRPLMTFKA
- a CDS encoding MarR family winged helix-turn-helix transcriptional regulator, with protein sequence MSAKSAPRWDPEAVPTFWINHASRLLMRHFEQRLRPLDFGMAYLPVVIALEEHGPLLQKQLAEYAHVEQPTMAALLTRMERDGLIQRQPHPDDKRATRISLSAKARERLPLAKEQLGEVAEHATAGLSEKERATFMSLLRRVVANLEPETMSD
- a CDS encoding 5'-nucleotidase C-terminal domain-containing protein, coding for MRALRTGTLCLVGASSLMTACDSNDDPPVDPNPTPVDRSPRTLTLLQTSDLHTNIFPWDYFTGKPDAKRGLSKVATLIKQERAKNPDCTLLVDTGDTIQGSPLGTYYAQVDNASKHPMAAAMNELGYAAMAMGNHEFNYGQDVLNKFKGEANFPLLGANVRKSSDGSEAFTPYIITTVCDVKVGILGLVTPGVATWERKDNITGLRFDEPLEVAKAYVPKMKQAGADVVVVAIHGGPDKQPTGSASSPESWLADYADPAKWTDRGNLTAENQAVQIAQQVADVDVLLTGHTHQPIPKMLLKQQDGREVLLTQPNRWGSHLADVQLNVTWNGERWGVDAHDSKLHAVDETVAEDANVKQLTQAAHDTTVAYVNQKIGSTTGAFTGGFPGRYVDSALADLLNIVQEEAAKEAGFPVDLSATALFSNDVALPAGDVTLRDAYSVYIYDNTLYVMEINGSILRRALEMNTLYFKQLDAANLPEKPADAKATTPVVADYNWDLYSHIEYGYDLTKPAGSRLTHLRFKGEDVKDDQLFRIAVNNYRGGGGGGYSMFKEGTLLWSSADGVRDYVASYMQAHQNLSPDVVNTCNFTLTPDLYAHYFQATLGPAKCAPAVP